A window of the Dissulfuribacter thermophilus genome harbors these coding sequences:
- a CDS encoding glycosyltransferase: MMSKGQRYRGRIACFFATSGHSGVDRIAQNLLPSLVEEGYEVDLLKVRNHGPELSKPVPDGLNIIDLGTSHVYSSLYPVVRYLKDRRPDVLLSDKDRVNRVAIFAKILSRVQTRLILSSGTTISIDLAHRGPFERWLQRTSMARLYGLAHRVIVTCEGVKEDMASYTGLKRDHIEVVPPPVIPSSVFKEAQPIPDHPWFQRPNGRIVLGVGELGYRKDFNTLLKAFSILRGKERDLRLIILGRGKDRDNLIGLAQKLGVGNKVSFPGFVKNPYPFKAHSSLFAFTSRWEGLGFVLIEALSLGTPCVSTDCPNGPSEILQHGRYGELVPVGDAGALAEAMERTLSSPLSPEKLKEAAWPYEVRRSTRAYLKAMGFD, translated from the coding sequence ATGATGTCCAAGGGCCAGCGCTACCGAGGAAGAATTGCCTGTTTCTTTGCGACCTCCGGCCATAGCGGTGTGGATCGTATTGCCCAGAATCTGCTCCCTTCACTGGTGGAAGAGGGCTATGAGGTGGATCTCCTAAAGGTGCGCAATCACGGCCCTGAGCTCTCGAAACCAGTTCCAGACGGGCTCAATATCATAGATCTGGGGACATCCCACGTATATTCGTCTCTATATCCTGTGGTCAGATACCTAAAGGACAGGAGGCCCGACGTCCTCTTATCAGACAAAGACCGCGTGAACAGGGTGGCAATATTTGCCAAAATCCTCTCAAGGGTCCAGACAAGGCTCATTTTGAGTTCAGGCACCACCATTTCAATTGACCTTGCCCACAGGGGACCTTTTGAACGCTGGCTCCAGCGCACATCCATGGCCAGGCTCTATGGCCTGGCCCACAGGGTCATTGTGACGTGCGAGGGTGTAAAAGAAGACATGGCCAGCTACACAGGCCTCAAAAGAGATCACATAGAGGTGGTCCCCCCTCCTGTGATACCCTCTTCTGTTTTTAAAGAGGCGCAGCCCATCCCAGATCATCCATGGTTCCAAAGACCTAATGGAAGAATAGTCCTTGGGGTTGGGGAACTGGGCTATAGAAAGGACTTCAACACCCTCCTCAAGGCCTTTTCCATCTTGAGAGGCAAAGAAAGGGATCTAAGACTCATAATACTTGGCCGTGGAAAAGACAGGGACAATCTTATAGGGCTGGCCCAAAAGCTCGGAGTTGGGAACAAGGTGTCTTTCCCTGGATTCGTAAAAAACCCCTATCCTTTCAAGGCACACAGTTCACTATTTGCCTTTACCTCGCGCTGGGAGGGCCTGGGATTTGTACTCATTGAGGCATTGTCCCTGGGCACCCCGTGTGTGTCCACAGACTGTCCCAACGGCCCATCAGAGATACTTCAGCACGGCAGATATGGCGAACTAGTGCCTGTTGGAGATGCAGGGGCTCTGGCAGAGGCAATGGAAAGGACGCTTTCGTCTCCGCTTTCGCCTGAAAAATTGAAAGAAGCTGCCTGGCCTTATGAAGTCAGACGATCCACTAGGGCGTACCTGAAGGCCATGGGCTTTGATTAG
- a CDS encoding ABC transporter ATP-binding protein, translating into MNKNTQNILVAWKKIWRLIRPYISIVILSIILSLVASGLKGIIAWLVKPAMDRVFIEGQRQYLLALPIGMFVVFVLRGVADCAQAYLMANAGLRLVRDLRNKLFINMVRMPVSRSTQWRSGDIISRQLMDVALFGHVLSDSFSVFLVEVPTVIVLMGVAFYRGRSIALLALTLLPLVALGTRSFGRLVKKRRIEVQKFMGRLTHRMNEAHNGLKVIKIFGMTDDKIGQFMTENQRVYHQDSRVVLFKQGTRLFIDLISGSAVAIILGWGGVLIARGAMTTGDLFSIIVSLGMLFTPLKRLGSAYNILQESVGVLERIEEYLNVQPELIQGKEAWPLKKALRLEGVTFSYPNSPEPILKDINLKIPAGKMVAIVGPSGAGKSTLVDLFVRFITPDRGKILWDDTDIQSFNIESLRAQIGLVTQEVILFSDSILENIAAGRPSASFEEVVEAAKMADAHDFISALPDGYYTVLDERGLNLSGGQRQRIALARAILKDPSLLILDEATSALDTVSEQAIQRALQKIKKGRTTVVIAHRLSTIVNADLIVIMDRGKIVALGDHEGLLDSSALYRELFNAWQKNDTSG; encoded by the coding sequence ATGAATAAAAATACTCAGAATATCCTGGTTGCATGGAAGAAGATCTGGCGACTTATTAGGCCGTATATTTCCATTGTCATACTCTCCATAATACTGAGCCTAGTCGCCTCTGGGCTCAAGGGTATCATTGCCTGGCTCGTCAAGCCAGCAATGGATCGCGTTTTCATAGAAGGCCAGAGGCAGTATCTCCTGGCACTTCCCATTGGTATGTTCGTGGTATTTGTCTTGAGGGGTGTTGCCGACTGCGCTCAGGCCTATCTAATGGCAAACGCCGGCTTGAGACTCGTAAGGGACCTTAGAAACAAACTATTCATCAACATGGTGAGAATGCCAGTTTCAAGGTCCACGCAATGGAGATCAGGAGACATCATCTCACGTCAGCTAATGGATGTAGCCCTTTTCGGACACGTCCTTTCAGATAGTTTTAGCGTGTTCTTGGTGGAGGTCCCCACAGTTATAGTGCTTATGGGCGTAGCCTTCTATAGGGGGCGCTCCATTGCTCTGTTGGCCCTCACTCTTTTGCCTTTGGTAGCCCTTGGGACCAGGAGTTTTGGTCGTCTGGTCAAAAAAAGACGTATTGAAGTGCAAAAATTCATGGGGCGTCTAACCCACCGCATGAACGAGGCCCACAATGGGCTCAAGGTCATAAAGATCTTTGGCATGACAGACGATAAAATAGGGCAATTTATGACGGAAAACCAACGGGTCTATCACCAGGATTCCAGGGTAGTCCTGTTTAAACAGGGGACACGCCTATTCATAGACCTCATCTCCGGTTCTGCTGTTGCCATAATCCTTGGGTGGGGAGGCGTATTGATTGCAAGGGGAGCAATGACCACTGGTGATCTCTTTTCCATCATCGTATCCCTTGGCATGCTGTTCACCCCTCTTAAACGCCTTGGTTCTGCCTACAACATACTCCAAGAGAGCGTAGGAGTCCTAGAACGAATAGAGGAATACCTGAACGTCCAACCTGAATTGATCCAAGGCAAAGAGGCATGGCCACTGAAAAAGGCCCTCAGACTGGAGGGTGTTACGTTTTCATATCCAAATTCACCAGAACCAATCCTAAAGGACATAAACCTCAAGATACCTGCTGGGAAAATGGTGGCAATAGTAGGGCCGAGCGGTGCTGGAAAGAGCACCCTGGTGGATCTGTTCGTCCGATTCATTACCCCCGATCGAGGGAAAATCCTATGGGACGATACAGACATCCAATCTTTCAACATAGAGAGCCTGAGGGCGCAAATAGGACTGGTCACCCAAGAGGTCATCCTCTTTTCCGATTCCATCCTGGAAAATATTGCAGCAGGCCGCCCCTCAGCCTCTTTTGAAGAGGTGGTTGAAGCTGCAAAGATGGCCGATGCCCATGACTTTATCTCAGCGCTGCCAGATGGTTATTACACAGTCCTCGACGAACGGGGGCTCAATCTCTCTGGAGGCCAGAGGCAGCGTATTGCGCTGGCAAGGGCGATCCTGAAGGACCCTTCCCTCCTCATCTTGGATGAGGCCACGAGCGCCCTCGATACCGTATCTGAGCAGGCGATTCAGCGGGCACTCCAGAAAATAAAAAAGGGGCGCACTACCGTTGTCATTGCCCACAGGCTGAGCACAATAGTAAATGCAGACCTCATAGTAATAATGGATAGAGGGAAAATCGTTGCCCTAGGAGACCACGAGGGATTATTGGACTCTTCAGCACTTTACAGGGAACTTTTCAATGCCTGGCAGAAAAATGATACTTCAGGATAA
- the ppcA gene encoding phosphoenolpyruvate carboxylase, which translates to MKIPRVMSTQHPDNVKLPFFAQNQDMSGNDEIHEAYYAFSHIGCDEQMWDCEGKEADAYVVRKLLTRYEHFFKHTRLGEDVRLTLRLPNPDVEKSEAKVFVETLESIPRSCDTASLFYGFDSPPIREVILPMTMSAESMNRVYHYYKDFVVGKQNKPFYPGDIKISEWFGEFKPAEIHVIPLFEDREHLLEAHNILRAYLADKDIEHQRVFLARSDPAMNYGMVSAILCNKLALQRLQSLSKEIGVKIYPILGVGSAPFRGHLSPETVDMVLNEYPDVQTFTVQSAFKYDYPFAMVTNAINKLHKSKMRERDEIDEERCLQIIDKVSKNYQHVIEHLAPLINYVASFVPRRRMRKLHVGLFGYARSVGDTNLPRVISFCTACYSIGLPPELLGLYPLTDEDLRCIEDMHVNFLFDVHMGMSYFNQEVLTILPEEVKKNLRFDWGSYEINEEHREITSRIIKAVQNRDSSSLQRDLIEAAHIRGFLG; encoded by the coding sequence ATGAAAATTCCCCGTGTGATGTCTACTCAGCACCCAGACAACGTGAAGCTTCCCTTCTTTGCCCAAAACCAGGACATGTCTGGAAACGATGAAATACACGAGGCCTATTATGCCTTTTCCCACATCGGCTGCGATGAGCAGATGTGGGACTGCGAGGGGAAAGAAGCTGATGCATACGTTGTGAGGAAATTACTCACCCGATACGAGCACTTTTTTAAGCACACACGCCTGGGAGAAGACGTCAGGCTCACTCTCCGCCTCCCCAACCCAGACGTGGAAAAGAGCGAGGCCAAGGTCTTTGTGGAGACACTTGAGAGCATTCCCCGCTCCTGCGACACAGCCAGCCTGTTTTATGGCTTTGATTCGCCGCCAATCCGTGAAGTCATCCTCCCCATGACCATGTCTGCAGAAAGCATGAACCGCGTATATCACTATTACAAGGACTTTGTTGTAGGCAAACAAAACAAGCCTTTTTATCCTGGAGATATCAAGATTTCCGAATGGTTTGGGGAGTTCAAACCTGCTGAGATCCATGTAATCCCCCTTTTTGAAGACCGAGAACACCTATTGGAGGCGCACAATATTCTCAGAGCCTATCTGGCAGACAAAGACATTGAGCACCAGCGGGTATTCCTCGCTAGATCAGACCCAGCAATGAATTACGGCATGGTAAGCGCCATCCTCTGTAACAAGCTCGCCCTCCAAAGGTTACAGAGTCTTTCAAAGGAAATAGGCGTGAAGATTTATCCGATACTTGGAGTAGGCAGCGCCCCGTTCAGAGGACACCTTTCTCCTGAAACAGTGGACATGGTGCTAAATGAGTATCCAGATGTCCAGACATTTACAGTTCAATCTGCATTTAAATACGACTATCCATTTGCCATGGTGACCAATGCCATAAATAAATTGCACAAGTCCAAAATGAGAGAACGGGATGAAATAGACGAAGAACGATGCCTCCAGATAATCGACAAGGTTTCTAAAAATTATCAGCATGTTATCGAACACCTTGCACCACTCATAAATTACGTGGCATCATTTGTGCCCCGCAGAAGGATGCGAAAGCTCCATGTGGGTCTATTCGGCTACGCCAGAAGTGTCGGAGACACAAATCTGCCCAGGGTCATCAGTTTCTGCACAGCCTGTTATTCAATAGGCCTCCCGCCTGAGCTTCTTGGCCTCTATCCCTTAACAGATGAAGATCTTCGCTGCATAGAAGACATGCATGTCAATTTCCTGTTCGACGTCCACATGGGCATGTCCTATTTCAACCAGGAAGTCCTTACAATCTTGCCTGAAGAGGTGAAAAAAAACCTTCGATTCGACTGGGGTTCATATGAAATCAATGAAGAGCACCGGGAAATCACCTCGAGAATCATCAAGGCAGTCCAAAACCGTGACAGTTCTTCATTGCAAAGAGACCTCATCGAGGCCGCACATATAAGGGGGTTCCTGGGTTAA
- a CDS encoding glycosyltransferase family 2 protein, which yields MSGQTERKYPGFYQYEYLFTVLVITFNRASLLKRALESITRQGTTDIEVIVVDDGSTDDTKEVVKRFKARTGLNLRYMWHDNCGKPASYNRALTKISGYFTIILDSDDVLSDHILPRLDYWWNTIPEEKRPFFAGVEGLCADLNTKKVMGDPFPWSPMDSDFLETRYRYGISGDKRHIMRTDVMREFPFPLFNGEKEMRESVIWCRMAHKYKFRYVNEIVQYCEQLPGGLTSRARERRLSSPNNFRLAFLELLNLHNTYLTPKDQYRAMVRYIRHSTCARISCIKQLADLVPAKRPMWFMAFPEGFIGALKDRLLVKRKFERERT from the coding sequence ATGAGTGGCCAAACAGAAAGAAAATATCCTGGATTTTACCAGTATGAATACCTTTTCACTGTGCTCGTCATCACCTTCAACAGGGCGAGCTTACTCAAGAGAGCATTGGAAAGCATTACCAGGCAGGGGACCACAGACATCGAGGTCATTGTGGTTGACGACGGTTCCACCGACGACACAAAGGAGGTCGTAAAACGCTTCAAGGCCCGAACAGGCCTAAATTTGAGATACATGTGGCATGACAACTGCGGTAAACCTGCCTCGTACAATAGAGCATTAACTAAAATCAGTGGCTATTTTACCATTATATTGGACTCTGACGACGTGCTTTCAGACCATATACTGCCGCGTCTGGATTATTGGTGGAATACAATTCCCGAGGAAAAGCGCCCTTTCTTTGCAGGGGTAGAGGGGCTCTGTGCAGATCTCAACACAAAAAAGGTCATGGGCGACCCGTTCCCGTGGTCCCCAATGGATTCTGACTTTTTGGAGACACGTTATAGGTACGGAATATCAGGGGACAAACGACACATCATGAGAACGGATGTAATGAGGGAATTTCCTTTTCCCCTGTTCAATGGAGAAAAGGAGATGCGCGAATCTGTAATATGGTGCCGAATGGCCCACAAGTACAAATTCCGCTACGTAAATGAAATTGTCCAGTATTGCGAGCAACTTCCTGGAGGACTGACCTCAAGGGCAAGGGAAAGGAGACTTTCTAGCCCCAATAATTTTAGACTGGCCTTTTTAGAGCTCCTTAACCTTCATAACACTTATCTCACCCCCAAAGACCAGTATAGGGCCATGGTGCGCTACATTCGCCATTCCACATGTGCGAGGATCTCTTGTATCAAACAGCTTGCTGACCTGGTGCCTGCTAAGAGGCCCATGTGGTTCATGGCATTTCCAGAGGGCTTCATTGGTGCATTGAAAGACCGCCTGCTAGTGAAACGCAAATTCGAGAGGGAAAGGACATAG
- a CDS encoding O-antigen ligase family protein, translating into MVQVLITTQSRGVWLFLMVILVSMALGSGINMARAGRVFRDMRCVAGIIIVSFMALVAWYEAGTIQKRLLQERDDAYKILRLDVDSLPYETSIGIRAHVWCFGVRTWLLSPVLGWGPGTNALSSPFFETKARFSSDEEREKLPIYATHLHSDPIESLVRLGLIGTCILGAIFLSLVYGLVRARINGAVSSDVFLFLLSSISLMFLFSLIEFRIVHVPYRNLLLIISSIVLGLSHGESKMGLS; encoded by the coding sequence ATGGTGCAGGTCCTGATTACCACCCAATCAAGGGGGGTGTGGTTGTTTCTTATGGTCATCTTGGTGTCCATGGCGTTGGGCTCTGGTATCAATATGGCCCGCGCTGGGCGTGTGTTTCGGGACATGAGGTGTGTGGCAGGCATCATCATTGTCTCCTTCATGGCCCTAGTAGCCTGGTACGAGGCTGGCACAATACAAAAGCGGTTGTTACAGGAAAGAGACGATGCCTACAAAATTTTACGTCTCGACGTAGACTCCCTACCATATGAGACCTCTATAGGGATAAGGGCCCATGTGTGGTGTTTTGGAGTGCGCACCTGGCTGCTTTCCCCTGTCCTGGGCTGGGGGCCAGGCACCAATGCCTTGTCTTCTCCCTTTTTTGAAACCAAAGCGCGTTTTTCCTCTGATGAGGAACGGGAAAAACTGCCAATTTATGCCACTCATCTTCACAGTGACCCCATAGAGTCCCTGGTACGGCTTGGATTGATTGGCACGTGCATTCTAGGGGCCATTTTCCTCTCACTTGTTTATGGACTGGTACGGGCAAGGATAAATGGGGCTGTGTCATCAGACGTATTTTTGTTCCTCCTTTCCTCAATCTCATTAATGTTCTTATTTAGCCTCATAGAGTTCAGGATCGTACATGTGCCCTATAGAAATCTCCTCCTCATAATTTCCTCCATTGTATTGGGCCTGTCTCATGGTGAAAGTAAAATGGGGCTATCCTAA
- the asnB gene encoding asparagine synthase (glutamine-hydrolyzing), whose product MCGIGGVLWKSQPATKKDLETIGSLIKHRGPDEHGIFLRDNLGLIHSRLSIIDLKGGRQPLCADNPNIVLIANGEIYNFKEIREQLNLRGRDTCTLSDCEVIIHAYLEFGLDFIQKIAGMFAFALWDGEKRRLLLGRDRLGIKPLYYLERDDGLFFASEIKALVPFMKAKEIHPPSLVEGLQNQFSSGRNTILSGVKRVLPGEMLIVEQGQVRSMRYWDLTRTSPIKIDYNGAEEMFSSLFETVMVQHMRADVPYGVFLSGGVDSATVLAMISRLQTNKILSFSVGYKGVEMKDELDDAQRIARLFNTEHVPIVLEANEMFSRIPHMVWSTDEFMWDYACLPTSFLAEHARNHSLKVVFTGEGGDEVFAGYGRYRKTFVECLVKKMANPKSGGFRTRGRWRNPWPRKVFGDKLAQFSKSYKTPFINAWSCTPPAWDYTKKAQYTDIVTELPEDLLVKVDRMLMAFGVEGRVPFLDHRVVEFGLSLPRSLKIRPHYGKVFLRRWAEKDIPMDHLWKKKRGFHVPIGEWLTGDFLNRLEEKLLQNKAIGNWFQRDGIRELFSAQRAKKKASREIWGLMHFAIWHNLFIEKSCSVAPSTKEDPLEFIS is encoded by the coding sequence ATGTGCGGCATAGGTGGCGTCTTATGGAAGAGCCAGCCAGCCACTAAAAAGGACCTTGAAACCATAGGGTCATTGATAAAGCATAGGGGCCCTGATGAACACGGCATCTTTTTAAGAGACAATCTCGGCCTTATTCATTCGAGGCTCTCCATTATTGACCTCAAAGGCGGCAGACAACCCCTTTGCGCAGACAATCCCAACATCGTACTCATTGCAAACGGCGAGATATATAACTTCAAGGAAATTAGAGAGCAGCTCAACCTAAGGGGTCGAGATACGTGCACACTATCTGATTGTGAGGTCATAATTCACGCATATCTGGAATTTGGATTGGACTTCATCCAAAAGATAGCCGGGATGTTCGCCTTTGCCCTATGGGATGGCGAAAAAAGGCGCCTTTTACTTGGAAGGGACAGACTTGGCATAAAACCTCTATATTATTTGGAGAGAGACGATGGTCTTTTCTTTGCCTCAGAGATAAAGGCCCTCGTGCCCTTTATGAAGGCCAAAGAGATTCACCCGCCTTCTCTGGTAGAGGGGCTTCAAAACCAGTTTTCTTCAGGTAGAAACACCATTTTGTCCGGTGTTAAAAGAGTACTACCTGGAGAGATGTTGATCGTAGAACAGGGCCAGGTGAGATCCATGAGATACTGGGATCTCACCCGCACAAGCCCCATAAAAATTGACTACAATGGGGCTGAGGAGATGTTTTCATCTCTGTTTGAAACTGTAATGGTCCAGCACATGAGGGCAGACGTCCCCTATGGGGTATTCCTGTCTGGGGGCGTGGATTCAGCCACTGTTCTCGCCATGATATCGAGGCTTCAGACCAACAAAATCCTCTCTTTCTCGGTTGGCTACAAGGGCGTAGAGATGAAAGATGAGTTGGATGACGCACAGCGGATTGCACGTCTCTTTAACACTGAACACGTCCCTATCGTGCTCGAGGCCAATGAGATGTTTTCGAGAATACCCCATATGGTGTGGTCCACTGATGAATTTATGTGGGACTATGCCTGCCTTCCAACTTCGTTTCTAGCGGAACATGCGAGAAACCACTCTCTAAAGGTGGTATTTACTGGTGAAGGTGGAGACGAGGTATTTGCCGGATACGGAAGATACAGAAAGACGTTTGTGGAATGTCTGGTCAAGAAAATGGCCAATCCCAAATCAGGCGGTTTCAGGACCCGTGGTCGATGGAGGAATCCATGGCCAAGAAAGGTATTTGGTGATAAACTGGCCCAATTCTCCAAATCCTACAAAACGCCATTCATAAATGCCTGGTCATGCACCCCTCCAGCATGGGACTATACAAAAAAGGCCCAATATACAGATATTGTTACCGAACTCCCAGAGGATCTCCTTGTGAAGGTCGACAGGATGCTCATGGCATTTGGGGTGGAAGGGCGTGTCCCCTTTCTCGACCATCGCGTAGTGGAATTTGGCCTTTCCCTTCCAAGATCCCTCAAGATAAGGCCACACTACGGAAAGGTCTTTTTGAGGAGATGGGCTGAAAAAGACATTCCCATGGATCATCTCTGGAAAAAGAAGCGAGGATTTCACGTGCCCATTGGCGAATGGTTAACAGGAGACTTTTTGAACAGACTGGAAGAAAAGCTTTTGCAAAACAAGGCCATTGGCAACTGGTTCCAACGAGATGGCATTCGAGAGCTCTTTTCAGCACAACGGGCCAAGAAAAAGGCATCCAGAGAGATTTGGGGCCTCATGCACTTTGCCATCTGGCACAATCTCTTCATAGAAAAATCCTGTTCAGTGGCCCCTTCTACCAAAGAAGATCCCCTAGAATTCATCTCATAA
- a CDS encoding type I glyceraldehyde-3-phosphate dehydrogenase translates to MRYEKMPVRPIKIAINGLGRIGREIARRIITLDTRGLELIAINTIDPLEASVFLLERDTLYGKFPIQASPLDGDLILNGRKIRMFHIEDPALLPWKDLDIDLVIECAGIGQKAWGHLEAGAARVIVAGSIPNPDITVSMGVNHQEINPDMHRMICGASCTTAMIAPALKVLDNKFVVEKAMVTFVHSYTNDQALLDSCRADFRRARSATQNLIPTTTSAIHHLSEIFPHLKGKIDGTAIRVPTPIVHMAHLIVQLHGKIDKKDLMDAMLEASKGPMKDILAINHAPLVSMDFKGESHSCIVDMGLSTTFKDMARILIWHDNEYGYCSRLLELIEYVASLTVRGSKAGNGDTLDSP, encoded by the coding sequence GTGAGGTATGAGAAGATGCCAGTCAGACCTATTAAGATCGCCATAAATGGATTGGGCCGTATCGGAAGAGAGATCGCCAGGCGGATCATCACCCTAGACACCAGGGGCCTTGAACTGATTGCGATCAATACCATTGACCCCTTGGAGGCCAGCGTTTTTCTCCTGGAGCGAGACACCCTCTACGGCAAATTCCCCATCCAGGCCAGTCCCCTGGACGGGGATCTCATATTGAATGGAAGGAAGATTCGCATGTTCCACATCGAGGACCCAGCGCTTCTACCGTGGAAAGACCTCGATATCGATCTGGTCATCGAGTGCGCCGGCATAGGCCAGAAGGCATGGGGGCACCTTGAGGCCGGTGCAGCCAGGGTCATAGTGGCAGGCTCCATCCCCAACCCGGATATCACAGTTTCCATGGGAGTAAACCACCAGGAGATCAATCCTGACATGCACAGGATGATATGCGGGGCGAGCTGCACCACTGCCATGATTGCCCCTGCACTCAAGGTCCTGGACAACAAATTTGTGGTTGAAAAGGCCATGGTGACATTCGTCCATTCGTACACCAATGACCAGGCCCTGCTGGACTCATGTCGTGCAGACTTCAGGAGGGCGAGGTCAGCGACCCAGAACCTAATCCCCACCACAACAAGCGCAATCCACCATCTTTCTGAAATATTTCCACATCTCAAGGGGAAAATCGACGGCACAGCCATACGCGTGCCTACCCCCATTGTCCACATGGCCCATCTCATAGTCCAATTGCATGGGAAGATAGATAAAAAGGACCTCATGGACGCCATGCTGGAGGCCTCCAAAGGGCCAATGAAGGACATACTTGCCATAAACCATGCCCCCCTGGTGAGCATGGACTTCAAGGGCGAGAGTCACTCTTGCATAGTGGACATGGGCCTTTCCACTACATTCAAAGACATGGCAAGGATTTTGATCTGGCACGACAACGAATATGGATACTGCTCAAGGCTCCTCGAGCTGATAGAATACGTAGCAAGCCTTACAGTGAGGGGATCCAAAGCCGGCAACGGAGACACCCTGGATTCCCCTTGA
- a CDS encoding transposase, which translates to MPRSSIVSLDETPWYHCVSRCVRRAFLCGKDKVTGKDFSHRRGWIAERIKKLSEVFCIHVAGYAVMSNHYHVILYVDRDMALSLDDREVIERWTRLFQGTDVMRKFMDGEELTDGERDVLLRSVEEIRGRLYSLSWYMRTLNEYVARLANKEDGARGRFWEGRYKSQALLDEKALLAALAYVDLNPVRAGIAKYPEESEFTSVYERIEAMNGKKAYDERLMPFKGNVSNVSKEYGPSERGHSKVAKGVSCCHVTEIPYEFHEYLELVDWTARHIRKEGLGHVDVGAPTILKRLGIEPKGFLELSRSFLKEFGHAVGDSMRLRKRSAFVGVRFVKGMRAARRALG; encoded by the coding sequence ATGCCCAGGTCGAGCATAGTGTCCTTGGACGAGACGCCGTGGTATCACTGCGTGAGCAGATGTGTGAGGCGAGCTTTTTTGTGTGGCAAGGACAAAGTTACCGGAAAAGATTTTTCTCACAGGAGAGGGTGGATAGCAGAGAGAATAAAGAAGTTGTCCGAGGTTTTCTGTATTCATGTGGCGGGTTATGCAGTGATGAGCAATCACTATCATGTGATACTGTACGTGGACAGGGACATGGCGTTGAGTTTGGATGATAGGGAGGTCATAGAGAGGTGGACCAGGCTGTTTCAGGGTACTGATGTAATGAGGAAGTTCATGGATGGTGAGGAGCTCACAGATGGTGAGAGGGATGTGCTTTTGAGGTCAGTGGAGGAGATAAGGGGGCGTCTTTACAGTCTTTCGTGGTACATGAGGACTCTGAATGAATATGTGGCGAGACTCGCTAACAAGGAGGATGGTGCAAGGGGTCGGTTCTGGGAGGGCCGTTATAAGAGCCAGGCCCTTTTGGATGAGAAGGCCCTTTTGGCAGCCCTTGCCTATGTGGACTTGAATCCAGTAAGGGCAGGCATTGCCAAGTACCCTGAAGAATCTGAGTTTACATCCGTATATGAGCGCATAGAGGCCATGAATGGGAAGAAGGCCTATGATGAAAGGCTCATGCCATTTAAGGGGAATGTATCAAATGTATCAAAAGAATATGGTCCATCAGAACGGGGCCACAGCAAGGTTGCAAAGGGTGTTTCTTGTTGCCATGTCACCGAGATTCCATACGAATTTCATGAATATCTCGAGCTAGTGGACTGGACTGCGAGGCATATAAGGAAAGAGGGCCTTGGCCATGTGGACGTGGGAGCTCCCACTATCCTCAAAAGGCTAGGGATAGAGCCCAAGGGATTTCTTGAACTTTCCAGGAGTTTTTTGAAAGAGTTTGGCCATGCAGTGGGTGACAGCATGAGGTTGCGTAAAAGGAGCGCATTTGTGGGGGTGAGGTTTGTGAAGGGCATGAGGGCAGCACGCAGGGCCTTGGGTTGA